Below is a window of Myxococcus xanthus DNA.
ACGAAGCCAACCGGCAGCTGGGTTTCGCGGACGACCTGCGCACCTACGACATCGCGGCGGAGATGCTGCGGAGCCTGGATGTGCGCTCGGTGGACCTGATGACCAACAACCCGCTGAAGATCGCGGGCATGGTCGAAGAAGGCATTCCCGTCCGGCGTCGAATCCCTTCCCGGACCGAGCACAATCCGCATAACGTCGACTACCTGAGGACGAAGCGCGAGCGTACGGGGCACCTGATTGAGCTCTTCGCCGAGGACGACGACACGGAAGCCAAGACAGGCTGAGAAGCCCCTCACGAGGCGACGGAACACCGTCGCGCGCAACCAGGTCCGCGTGCCCTTCGAGGTGCGCTTCTGGGGTGTGCGCGGCTCCATTCCTTCACCGGGCGCGCACACGAAGCGCTACGGCGGAAACACGCCCTGCGTGGAGGTCCGCTGCGGGGACGAGCTGCTCATCTTCGACCTGGGCACCGGCGCGCGCGCGCTGGGGCATGCGCTGGTGGCGAAGAAGAAGCCGGTGAAGGGCTCCATCTTCATCTCGCACTACCACTACGACCATCTGCAGGGCCTGCCCTTCTTCGGGCCCATGTACCTGCCCACGAGCGACCTGACTGTCTACGGCCCGGCGCGGCACGGGCAGTCGGTGAAGCAGCTCCTCAGCGGGCAGATGGTGCCGCCGTACTTCCCGGTGACGGCGGACGGCGTGTTCCGGGCGCAGCTCACGTACACGGACCTGGCCGCCACGCAGACGCTGAAGCTGGGCCCGGCGACGGTTCACACCATTGAGCTGAACCACCCGGGCGGCAACATGGGCTACCGCGTCGAGTGCCAGGGCCGCTCGG
It encodes the following:
- a CDS encoding MBL fold metallo-hydrolase is translated as MPFEVRFWGVRGSIPSPGAHTKRYGGNTPCVEVRCGDELLIFDLGTGARALGHALVAKKKPVKGSIFISHYHYDHLQGLPFFGPMYLPTSDLTVYGPARHGQSVKQLLSGQMVPPYFPVTADGVFRAQLTYTDLAATQTLKLGPATVHTIELNHPGGNMGYRVECQGRSVVYATDLEHGSDMDAAFYAFAQDADVLIYDAMYTEDEYHGRTGPARTGWGHSTWQAAVHAADEAGVKKLVLFHHDPSRDDAGMDRLLRQVRKHRPDAIAARESLVIKL